One stretch of Lottiidibacillus patelloidae DNA includes these proteins:
- the pcrA gene encoding DNA helicase PcrA, with product MNTMSERLVEGLNKEQKEAVKHTEGPLLIMAGAGSGKTRVLTHRMAYLIVEKGVTPWNILALTFTNKAAREMKDRISAIIGPSAEDMWVSTFHSMCVRILRRDIDRIGFNRNFSIIDSSDQLTVIKNILKAQNKDPKKWDPKTILGSISSAKNELKTAEHFSRTAGDHYDKIVSEVYTAYEKRLKQNHALDFDDLIMSTIHLFKRVPEVLEFYQRKFQYIHVDEYQDTNRAQYVLVQMMAEKYKNICVVGDSDQSIYRWRGADIANILSFEKDYDNAEVILLEQNYRSTKSILEAANNVIEKNMNRKPKKLWTENPDGKKINYYQGDNEHDEARFVAGKIKEYVDNGKYSYSDIAILYRTNAQSRVMEEMFLKANMNYTIVGGTKFYDRKEIKDLLAYLRLIANPDDDISMRRIINVPKRGIGATTVDKIALYADQNDMSMSRALMEVEQIGLSARFTNSLREFAALMNNWTKMQEFLSVTELVEEVIKKTGYSDMLKAEKSLEAESRLENIEEFLSVTKEFEKGSDDKSLISFLTDLALVADIDQVDEEETKTNDKIVLMTLHSAKGLEFPLVFLMGMEEGVFPHSRSLFEEEEMEEERRLAYVGITRAEKELYLTNAKIRTLFGRTNVNPASRFIQEIPEHLLNDLNEGKIPWKQPNRNNVAQQPTRTTMRPKATTTGGEQHGWKVGDKAAHGKWGTGTVVSTKGEGDSLELDIAFPQPVGIKRLLAKFAPITKA from the coding sequence ATGAATACGATGAGCGAACGTTTAGTAGAAGGATTGAATAAAGAACAAAAAGAAGCAGTAAAACATACAGAAGGACCACTATTAATAATGGCTGGTGCGGGAAGTGGTAAGACTAGAGTTTTAACACATCGTATGGCGTATTTAATTGTTGAGAAAGGTGTTACACCATGGAACATTCTAGCACTAACCTTTACAAATAAAGCGGCTCGTGAGATGAAGGACCGTATTTCCGCTATTATCGGACCATCTGCTGAAGATATGTGGGTATCAACGTTCCACTCAATGTGTGTTCGTATTCTTAGAAGAGATATAGACCGAATTGGTTTTAATCGTAACTTCTCAATCATTGATTCAAGCGACCAATTAACGGTCATTAAAAACATTTTAAAAGCGCAAAACAAAGACCCGAAAAAATGGGATCCGAAGACAATTTTAGGTTCGATTAGTAGCGCGAAAAATGAATTGAAAACGGCGGAACATTTTAGTAGAACAGCCGGGGATCATTATGACAAAATCGTTAGTGAAGTATATACAGCATATGAAAAGCGTTTAAAGCAAAACCATGCATTAGACTTCGATGATTTAATTATGTCAACAATTCATCTGTTTAAGCGTGTACCTGAAGTACTTGAATTTTATCAACGTAAATTTCAATACATTCACGTCGATGAGTATCAAGATACCAACCGTGCACAATACGTATTAGTGCAAATGATGGCAGAGAAGTACAAAAACATTTGTGTTGTAGGTGACTCAGACCAATCGATTTACCGCTGGCGTGGCGCCGATATTGCTAATATTTTATCGTTTGAAAAAGACTATGATAATGCGGAAGTTATTTTATTAGAACAAAACTATCGTTCAACGAAAAGTATTTTAGAAGCGGCAAACAACGTTATCGAAAAAAACATGAACCGAAAGCCGAAAAAACTTTGGACAGAAAACCCTGATGGCAAAAAGATTAATTATTACCAAGGTGATAATGAGCATGATGAGGCACGATTTGTTGCTGGTAAAATTAAAGAATACGTTGATAATGGGAAGTATTCTTATTCAGATATTGCAATACTATACAGAACGAATGCTCAGTCCCGTGTCATGGAGGAAATGTTCCTTAAGGCAAATATGAATTACACAATTGTTGGCGGAACAAAGTTCTATGACAGAAAAGAAATTAAAGATTTACTAGCGTATCTTCGCTTAATTGCGAACCCTGATGATGACATTAGCATGCGCCGAATTATTAACGTACCAAAAAGAGGAATTGGGGCAACAACAGTTGATAAAATTGCTCTTTATGCCGATCAAAATGATATGTCGATGTCACGAGCATTAATGGAAGTTGAGCAAATTGGTCTAAGTGCTAGGTTCACAAATTCTTTAAGAGAGTTCGCAGCCCTTATGAACAATTGGACAAAAATGCAAGAGTTCTTATCTGTTACAGAGCTCGTGGAAGAAGTAATTAAGAAGACAGGTTACAGTGATATGCTAAAAGCCGAAAAATCGCTAGAAGCAGAATCTCGCCTTGAAAACATCGAGGAATTTTTATCAGTAACGAAAGAATTTGAAAAAGGTTCTGATGATAAAAGTTTAATCTCCTTTTTAACAGACCTAGCATTAGTAGCTGATATTGACCAAGTAGATGAAGAAGAAACTAAAACTAACGATAAAATTGTCTTAATGACGTTACACTCTGCTAAAGGACTTGAATTCCCACTTGTATTCTTAATGGGAATGGAAGAAGGCGTCTTCCCACATAGTAGATCTCTTTTTGAAGAGGAAGAAATGGAAGAGGAACGTCGTCTTGCTTATGTAGGGATAACGAGAGCAGAAAAAGAATTATATTTAACGAATGCAAAGATTCGTACTTTATTCGGCCGGACAAATGTAAACCCTGCATCACGCTTTATCCAAGAGATTCCTGAACATTTATTAAATGACTTAAACGAAGGGAAAATTCCTTGGAAACAACCGAACCGAAACAATGTTGCACAACAACCTACTAGAACAACGATGCGTCCGAAAGCAACGACAACAGGCGGAGAACAACATGGTTGGAAAGTTGGCGACAAAGCCGCGCATGGCAAATGGGGAACTGGTACAGTTGTTAGTACAAAGGGAGAAGGCGATTCATTAGAATTGGATATTGCATTCCCACAACCTGTTGGAATAAAACGTTTACTTGCAAAATTTGCGCCAATTACGAAGGCGTAA
- the ligA gene encoding NAD-dependent DNA ligase LigA, translating into MDLTQAKTRVEKLRELLEDYNYQYHVLDNPQVSDEEYDQLMNELIELEGNYPELASEDSPTQRVGGIPLGAFEKVDHKTPMLSLSNAFNEEDLRDFNKRVKQAVGEKVSYMCELKIDGLAVSLKYEDGRFVQGATRGDGQTGEDITNNLKTIRSIPLKLKEAVSLEVRGEAFMPKKSFEQLNEAREQSEEEPFANPRNAAAGSLRQLDPKIAASRNLDIYLYSIADLGNLEVSTHQQALDYLEKLGLKTNKERKHCPSIEDVITYVNSWLEKRPHLPYEIDGIVIKVNELDNQNELGFTAKSPRWATAYKFPAEEVVTQLQDIELSIGRTGVVTPTAILAPVKVAGTTVKRASLHNEDLIKEKDLKLGDYVVIKKAGDIIPEVVKVLEERRTGEEREFSMPTECPACSSELIRIEDEVALRCINPKCPAQTLEGIIHFVSRTAMNIDGLGERLITQLFEAELIVDISDLYHLEAEELLKLERMGQKSVDNLLSAIEDSKGRSLEKLLFGLGIRHVGAKAAKTLAQQFETMDRLKEASKEEIIAINEIGDKMADSIVNYFAKPEVAELIDKLKNAGLNMEYIGPEAADIDEEKAIFAGKTVVLTGKLETLSRSDAKLQIETLGGNVTGSVSKKTDLVVAGKEAGSKLTKANELNIEVWDEEKLIEVLQAVR; encoded by the coding sequence TTGGACTTAACACAAGCGAAAACGCGTGTTGAAAAGCTACGTGAACTACTGGAAGATTACAATTATCAATACCATGTGTTAGATAACCCACAAGTATCTGACGAAGAATATGATCAACTAATGAACGAACTCATTGAACTTGAAGGGAACTATCCTGAACTTGCTTCAGAGGATTCTCCTACGCAACGTGTAGGTGGCATCCCTTTAGGTGCTTTCGAAAAAGTCGACCATAAAACACCGATGTTAAGTTTAAGCAATGCCTTCAATGAAGAAGACTTACGAGACTTTAACAAGCGTGTGAAACAAGCTGTAGGCGAAAAGGTCTCCTACATGTGCGAGCTAAAAATTGATGGACTTGCTGTTTCGTTGAAGTATGAAGATGGGCGATTTGTTCAAGGTGCTACGAGAGGCGACGGGCAAACTGGAGAAGACATAACAAATAATTTAAAGACAATTCGTTCGATTCCTTTAAAACTAAAGGAAGCTGTTTCTTTAGAAGTCCGCGGCGAGGCATTCATGCCTAAAAAGTCGTTCGAACAGCTGAATGAAGCTCGCGAACAAAGTGAAGAAGAACCATTTGCCAACCCACGTAACGCTGCAGCAGGGTCGTTAAGACAACTGGATCCAAAAATTGCGGCTAGCCGTAACTTAGATATCTACCTTTACAGCATCGCGGATTTAGGGAATCTCGAGGTATCGACGCATCAACAAGCATTAGACTATTTAGAGAAGTTAGGGCTTAAGACGAATAAAGAAAGAAAACACTGCCCTTCAATAGAAGATGTCATTACTTATGTGAATAGTTGGTTAGAAAAAAGACCACATCTTCCTTATGAAATTGACGGCATAGTAATTAAAGTGAATGAGCTTGATAACCAAAACGAGCTAGGTTTTACTGCGAAAAGTCCTAGATGGGCAACAGCTTACAAATTTCCTGCAGAGGAAGTAGTTACTCAACTGCAAGATATTGAATTAAGCATTGGCCGCACAGGTGTCGTCACACCAACGGCAATTTTAGCACCAGTAAAAGTAGCTGGAACGACAGTGAAGCGGGCTTCATTACATAATGAAGATTTAATTAAAGAAAAAGACCTCAAGCTCGGTGACTACGTTGTTATTAAAAAGGCTGGAGATATTATTCCAGAAGTCGTAAAAGTGTTGGAAGAACGCCGTACTGGAGAAGAACGAGAATTTTCAATGCCGACAGAGTGTCCGGCTTGCAGTAGTGAGCTCATTCGCATTGAAGATGAAGTGGCACTTAGGTGTATTAACCCTAAATGTCCAGCACAGACATTAGAGGGGATTATCCACTTTGTTTCAAGAACGGCAATGAATATCGATGGCTTAGGAGAGCGTCTTATAACACAACTGTTTGAAGCCGAGTTAATCGTCGATATTTCTGATTTATATCATTTAGAAGCCGAAGAGCTCCTAAAGCTCGAACGTATGGGACAAAAATCTGTCGACAATTTATTATCCGCAATAGAAGACTCGAAAGGACGCTCCCTTGAAAAGTTACTTTTCGGTTTAGGGATAAGACATGTTGGTGCGAAAGCTGCGAAAACATTAGCGCAACAATTTGAAACGATGGATCGATTAAAAGAAGCATCGAAAGAAGAAATAATCGCAATAAATGAAATAGGTGACAAAATGGCAGACTCGATTGTGAACTATTTTGCAAAACCAGAAGTTGCAGAACTGATCGATAAGCTGAAAAATGCTGGCTTAAATATGGAATACATCGGTCCGGAAGCAGCCGACATTGACGAAGAGAAGGCTATTTTTGCAGGAAAAACAGTCGTTCTAACAGGGAAGCTTGAAACGTTATCGAGATCTGATGCAAAACTGCAAATTGAAACACTTGGCGGTAATGTAACAGGTAGTGTAAGTAAAAAAACAGATCTTGTAGTAGCTGGGAAAGAAGCAGGCTCGAAGCTTACGAAAGCAAATGAATTGAACATTGAAGTTTGGGATGAGGAAAAGCTAATAGAAGTGTTACAAGCTGTGAGGTGA
- a CDS encoding CamS family sex pheromone protein, whose product MINRRIFIFVILMIVLSGCIPSFESEEEKIEEIKEEEDQLIILPNIKTAEEYYQTVLPYEHSEARGLILYGLNSRLDIDELEIGLMRLAQDTFSPEKYFFQEGQLLSGNVVNNWLKRKDAHELGLNPAVNILPEDTWQEKINKNKEKPSYLSYILEHNYLVKKEEGVVELGGVVLGVSLNSIFYIDVYDDARLKHFDHVVLNDEEIEKQGKIIAGKIAQRVRSMPNMVDVPIIIGLFKEAPKSSVIPGSFIAMTVVEPGKSSIASWKAINEKYVLFPSSDAAKTDTTMSNQFEQFKEKIDEFFPNYVGIIGKGFYKDDNLQRLVIDIPIQFYGKTEIISFTQFVTALMMNGTFPNDILIEVNISSLQGAESLIVVKPGEKDPLVHIYR is encoded by the coding sequence GTGATTAACCGGAGGATATTTATTTTTGTCATCTTGATGATTGTTTTATCAGGATGCATACCAAGTTTTGAATCAGAAGAAGAAAAGATAGAGGAAATTAAAGAAGAAGAGGATCAACTGATCATCTTGCCAAACATAAAAACAGCTGAAGAGTATTACCAAACGGTACTTCCGTACGAGCATAGTGAGGCTCGTGGTCTAATCCTATATGGCTTAAATTCTCGCTTGGATATTGATGAGTTAGAGATTGGTCTAATGCGATTAGCACAGGATACATTTAGTCCAGAAAAATACTTCTTCCAAGAAGGGCAATTACTTTCAGGTAACGTTGTTAATAACTGGCTAAAACGTAAAGATGCACATGAACTAGGGTTAAATCCGGCAGTAAACATTTTGCCAGAAGATACTTGGCAAGAGAAAATTAATAAAAATAAAGAAAAACCAAGTTACCTTTCTTATATTTTAGAGCATAACTACCTTGTGAAAAAGGAAGAAGGGGTAGTAGAACTTGGAGGAGTAGTCCTTGGCGTTTCCTTAAATTCAATCTTTTACATTGATGTGTATGATGATGCTCGCCTTAAACATTTCGACCACGTCGTGTTAAATGATGAAGAAATTGAAAAACAAGGGAAGATTATCGCTGGGAAAATTGCTCAAAGAGTAAGAAGCATGCCAAATATGGTAGATGTCCCAATTATTATCGGCCTATTTAAAGAGGCACCAAAAAGCTCTGTCATACCAGGATCTTTTATCGCAATGACAGTAGTTGAGCCAGGTAAATCATCCATTGCAAGCTGGAAGGCAATTAATGAAAAATATGTCTTGTTTCCATCTAGTGATGCTGCAAAAACAGATACAACTATGTCTAATCAATTCGAGCAATTTAAAGAGAAAATAGATGAGTTTTTTCCTAACTATGTAGGAATAATAGGAAAAGGATTTTATAAAGATGATAACTTGCAACGACTAGTCATTGACATTCCTATTCAATTTTACGGAAAAACAGAAATCATCTCATTTACACAATTTGTAACAGCTTTAATGATGAACGGAACCTTCCCTAATGATATCCTAATTGAAGTAAATATTAGCTCTCTTCAAGGAGCAGAAAGTTTAATTGTTGTTAAACCTGGAGAGAAAGATCCACTCGTCCATATATATAGATAA
- the pruA gene encoding L-glutamate gamma-semialdehyde dehydrogenase codes for MVLPYKHEPFTDFSIEENRKAIEEAISYVNGEMGKEYPLIIGGERITTEDKITSVNPANHSEVIGTVSKANQELAEKAMQVADSTFETWRKSKPEMRADILFRAAAIIRRRKHEFSAYLVKEAGKPWNEADADTAEAIDFLEFYGRQMLDIKNGVRVESRPIEYNRYNYIPLGVGVVISPWNFPFAIMAGTTVAAMVTGNTVLLKPASSTPVVAYKFMEVMEEAGMPAGVINYIPGSGAEVGDYLVDHPRTRFVSFTGSRDVGTRIYERAAKVNPGQKWLKRVIAEMGGKDTIVVDKEADLELAAQSIVKSAFGFSGQKCSACSRAVIVEDVYDQVLNRAVELAKDLTAGITERNEHFMGPVNDQGAYDKIMSYIEIGKSEGKLMLGGEGDDSTGWFIKPTIFADLAHDARIMQEEIFGPVVAFSKAKDFDEAIEVANNTDYGLTGAVISNNRANIEKAREDFHVGNLYFNRGCTGAIVGYQPFGGFNMSGTDSKAGGPDYLLLHMQAKTTSEHL; via the coding sequence ATGGTTTTACCTTATAAACATGAACCGTTTACTGATTTTTCAATTGAAGAAAATCGCAAAGCGATTGAAGAAGCTATTTCATACGTTAATGGTGAAATGGGTAAAGAATACCCATTAATCATCGGTGGTGAACGTATTACTACAGAAGATAAAATTACATCTGTAAACCCAGCGAATCATTCAGAAGTTATTGGTACAGTTTCAAAAGCTAACCAAGAGCTAGCAGAAAAAGCGATGCAAGTTGCTGATTCTACGTTTGAAACTTGGAGAAAATCGAAGCCAGAAATGCGAGCAGACATTCTTTTCCGTGCTGCTGCTATTATTCGTCGTCGTAAGCATGAGTTCTCAGCTTACTTAGTTAAAGAAGCAGGTAAGCCTTGGAATGAAGCAGATGCTGATACTGCTGAAGCTATCGACTTCCTAGAATTCTATGGTCGTCAAATGTTAGATATTAAAAACGGTGTTCGTGTAGAAAGCCGTCCAATTGAATATAACCGTTACAACTATATTCCATTAGGTGTAGGTGTTGTTATTTCTCCATGGAACTTCCCATTTGCAATCATGGCTGGTACAACAGTTGCGGCAATGGTTACTGGTAACACAGTATTACTTAAGCCTGCAAGTTCAACTCCAGTAGTTGCTTATAAGTTCATGGAAGTAATGGAAGAAGCGGGAATGCCTGCTGGTGTAATTAACTACATCCCAGGTAGTGGTGCAGAAGTTGGAGACTACTTAGTAGATCACCCTCGCACTCGTTTTGTAAGCTTCACTGGTTCTCGTGATGTTGGAACTCGTATTTACGAGCGTGCTGCAAAAGTTAACCCTGGCCAAAAATGGTTAAAGCGTGTAATCGCTGAAATGGGTGGAAAAGATACAATCGTAGTTGATAAAGAAGCTGACTTAGAATTAGCAGCTCAATCAATCGTGAAATCTGCATTCGGATTCTCAGGTCAAAAATGTTCTGCATGTTCACGTGCAGTAATCGTTGAAGACGTTTACGATCAAGTATTAAACCGTGCTGTTGAACTTGCAAAAGATTTAACTGCTGGAATCACTGAGCGTAACGAACACTTCATGGGACCTGTAAATGACCAAGGTGCTTATGACAAGATTATGAGCTACATTGAAATTGGTAAATCTGAAGGTAAACTAATGTTAGGTGGAGAAGGTGATGACTCAACTGGTTGGTTCATTAAACCGACAATCTTCGCTGACTTAGCTCATGATGCTCGTATCATGCAAGAAGAAATCTTCGGACCTGTTGTTGCATTCTCTAAAGCGAAAGACTTTGACGAAGCAATTGAAGTTGCAAACAACACAGACTACGGTCTAACTGGTGCTGTAATTTCAAACAACCGTGCAAACATTGAAAAAGCTCGTGAAGACTTCCACGTAGGTAACCTTTACTTCAACCGTGGATGTACTGGTGCAATCGTAGGATATCAACCATTCGGTGGCTTTAACATGTCTGGAACAGACTCTAAAGCTGGTGGACCTGACTACCTACTATTACACATGCAAGCGAAAACTACTTCAGAGCATCTGTAA
- a CDS encoding VOC family protein, which translates to MNKLVRVGTTYIPVSNVERSASWYGEKLGAELSYIDEEKAIINLANQSFFLVKAQVNESANFVDAEGNERFSMTFEVGGLEALTQLHRTFKENEIIVGEIENRGHTGRNFVFSDPDGNKFDVWSELSPTFKEKFNI; encoded by the coding sequence ATGAACAAATTGGTAAGAGTAGGTACAACATATATTCCAGTTAGTAATGTTGAAAGATCAGCATCCTGGTACGGAGAAAAACTAGGAGCAGAATTAAGTTATATAGATGAAGAAAAAGCAATTATCAATCTAGCAAATCAAAGCTTTTTCTTAGTGAAAGCACAAGTAAATGAGTCTGCAAACTTTGTTGATGCAGAAGGAAATGAACGCTTTTCAATGACATTTGAAGTGGGTGGATTAGAAGCGTTAACGCAATTACATAGAACATTTAAAGAAAATGAAATCATTGTTGGAGAGATAGAAAATAGAGGACACACCGGTAGGAACTTTGTTTTCTCTGATCCAGATGGCAACAAGTTTGATGTATGGAGTGAATTAAGTCCGACTTTTAAAGAGAAATTTAACATCTAA
- a CDS encoding DUF2306 domain-containing protein translates to MFQLLLTIHIITGTVCLITGLIAMLSKKKKGKHTRSGEIYHWSYVIVFVTAVVMSIIYWEKSAYLFYIALFSYSFALMGYLAVKKKWKNWLGSHIGGMLGSYIGIVTATIVVNIPRIPLLNQLPIIIFWLLPTIIGVPLITRVGKRYASKTGLT, encoded by the coding sequence ATGTTTCAACTATTGTTAACCATTCACATTATTACTGGAACAGTTTGTTTAATAACTGGGTTAATTGCGATGCTTTCTAAAAAGAAGAAAGGGAAACATACACGCTCTGGCGAGATATATCATTGGTCCTATGTTATTGTATTTGTCACAGCTGTGGTGATGTCGATAATTTATTGGGAAAAGAGCGCATATTTATTTTACATTGCTTTGTTTTCTTATAGTTTTGCATTAATGGGATATTTAGCCGTCAAGAAAAAGTGGAAAAATTGGTTAGGGTCTCATATAGGTGGAATGTTAGGTTCATATATTGGAATAGTAACTGCTACTATTGTTGTTAATATTCCAAGAATTCCTCTATTAAATCAATTGCCTATAATAATATTTTGGTTACTTCCTACAATTATAGGAGTCCCTCTAATAACTAGAGTTGGTAAAAGGTACGCATCAAAAACCGGGCTGACCTAA
- a CDS encoding YndJ family protein, producing MKFSNLLIFQIILFILTMLFTSYPHLLLLSGAQLLFVPIALHLVMAGKKDSFQRFFPLITVIASLSVVCTFIFNEGIWIIIFPSIYLLFTIIVAIYAISRFLHRGFINFEEFAIDLGLMYLAIGGVWFFAYTAELDTGFSALLTWLTAIHFHYSAFLLPIFVGFLGRIYKPKSYVLICSLILISPLVVAIGITYSRTVEVLSVLIYIVAIYSLIAYAFQANFSHTLQKWLVRISFSAIGVTIIFSLFYAFGNYTGNVVIDIYFMLQFHGVVNAIFFGLLGIIGWSLHTPLTKAHLPTFPVSNIRGKMRIGEEVLKEYKSNSSYNGLIDQIAVYEKDVDVATLAPTIKDFYENTKDYRLFAKVKWQLWFMPFAVVYKLFSRFTGQINLPLSRKEIEMTGDIVAINNERDGRSAVRAWVRKIEEEVAFVALYSSHEKDGKTYNNIALPLPWSTMVGILELKQVGENLQLSSKRSIVDSDAGIYLAFGKYLCKLPLEETFLVKEVDSEVLQARHNMWIFGFPFLSIKYDIKKH from the coding sequence ATGAAATTTTCTAATTTACTTATCTTTCAAATCATTCTTTTTATACTTACTATGCTATTCACTAGCTACCCTCATTTGCTACTGTTATCAGGAGCACAGCTTCTTTTCGTGCCGATCGCATTGCATTTAGTAATGGCCGGAAAGAAAGATTCTTTTCAAAGATTTTTTCCTTTAATAACTGTTATTGCTTCACTTTCAGTAGTGTGTACATTCATTTTTAATGAAGGAATATGGATCATTATTTTCCCAAGTATTTATCTTTTATTTACAATCATAGTCGCTATATATGCCATCAGTCGCTTTCTCCACCGTGGATTTATTAACTTTGAAGAATTCGCCATTGATCTCGGTCTCATGTATTTAGCAATTGGAGGCGTCTGGTTTTTTGCCTATACGGCAGAACTTGATACTGGCTTTTCTGCATTACTGACATGGTTAACTGCCATACATTTTCATTATTCAGCATTTTTATTACCGATTTTTGTTGGTTTTCTTGGCAGAATTTACAAGCCGAAGTCATATGTCTTGATATGCTCATTAATCTTAATATCACCACTTGTTGTCGCCATAGGAATCACTTATTCGAGAACGGTTGAAGTTCTATCCGTACTTATTTATATCGTAGCAATTTATAGTCTGATCGCTTACGCCTTTCAAGCTAACTTTTCCCATACTTTGCAAAAATGGCTCGTGCGAATTTCTTTTTCTGCAATCGGTGTCACCATTATTTTTTCTCTTTTTTATGCATTCGGGAACTATACCGGGAATGTAGTAATAGACATTTATTTTATGTTGCAATTTCACGGCGTTGTTAATGCAATATTTTTTGGTTTGCTCGGGATAATCGGTTGGTCACTCCATACACCTTTAACAAAGGCACACCTTCCGACATTTCCCGTGAGTAACATTCGCGGTAAAATGCGAATTGGTGAAGAAGTATTAAAAGAGTATAAGAGCAACTCTTCATACAATGGCCTAATTGATCAAATAGCTGTCTATGAAAAGGATGTTGATGTTGCCACGTTAGCACCGACTATTAAAGATTTCTATGAAAACACGAAAGATTATCGTCTATTTGCAAAAGTAAAATGGCAGCTTTGGTTTATGCCCTTTGCTGTTGTATACAAATTATTTAGTCGCTTCACAGGGCAAATAAACCTTCCACTCTCTAGGAAGGAAATTGAGATGACTGGTGATATTGTTGCTATCAATAATGAACGTGATGGAAGAAGCGCAGTCCGAGCTTGGGTTCGTAAAATTGAAGAGGAGGTAGCTTTTGTCGCTTTATACTCATCCCATGAAAAAGACGGAAAAACATATAACAACATCGCACTGCCACTACCTTGGTCGACAATGGTTGGAATTTTAGAGTTAAAACAAGTCGGAGAAAATTTGCAGTTATCAAGTAAAAGGTCTATAGTGGATTCAGACGCGGGCATTTACTTAGCATTTGGAAAATACTTATGTAAACTCCCATTAGAGGAAACATTTCTAGTGAAAGAAGTAGATTCAGAAGTCTTACAAGCAAGGCACAACATGTGGATCTTCGGCTTCCCTTTTCTGTCGATAAAGTATGATATTAAAAAGCACTAA
- a CDS encoding DUF4166 domain-containing protein: MSIIKQSLGNSFNKLHPMLQKRYDISEEKPFQATGTMRKISGGPKWLYPFFYFGVHWKLLFPEHGENIPFTIKNTARHGKNGEEQIHWQRIFHFGEKRRYFNALMSLDKKRNIIEDYLGEPPLMYSDLKFSCIDGGLRIDSYKQRLVLGRIEIPLPKVLQGLATVTERYNEEKGVYEISVIVKNPIIGQVFGYEGEFTSDEIF, from the coding sequence ATGTCTATTATTAAGCAATCACTAGGAAATTCTTTCAATAAGCTACACCCAATGTTACAAAAACGTTATGACATCTCTGAAGAAAAACCATTTCAAGCAACTGGTACGATGCGAAAAATTTCAGGAGGGCCGAAATGGCTATATCCTTTCTTTTACTTCGGTGTACATTGGAAATTACTATTTCCAGAGCATGGGGAAAACATCCCCTTTACGATAAAGAATACCGCCCGCCATGGAAAAAATGGCGAGGAACAAATTCATTGGCAGCGGATCTTTCACTTTGGAGAAAAAAGAAGGTATTTTAATGCATTAATGAGCTTGGATAAAAAGCGAAATATTATTGAAGATTATTTAGGAGAACCACCGTTAATGTACTCTGATTTGAAATTCTCTTGTATTGATGGAGGATTACGAATCGATTCTTATAAACAGCGCTTAGTATTGGGGAGAATTGAAATCCCGTTACCAAAGGTGCTGCAAGGACTCGCAACAGTAACAGAACGGTATAATGAGGAGAAAGGTGTCTATGAAATTAGCGTTATCGTGAAGAACCCAATAATTGGACAAGTCTTTGGCTATGAAGGGGAGTTTACTTCTGATGAAATTTTCTAA